Proteins encoded in a region of the Vitis riparia cultivar Riparia Gloire de Montpellier isolate 1030 chromosome 7, EGFV_Vit.rip_1.0, whole genome shotgun sequence genome:
- the LOC117918585 gene encoding uncharacterized protein LOC117918585 — MEELLVAARERQLGGEAVRGKEDLFGFFFLGFRRGTAAGGVEEWQRERKGKEEEKESLGGSSRRFFFLSGNQKGGGEEKEGIQNQKKKVLEDEDTLLKEKLSGVWRPRCTRPRPRRRLASGVHRRRTRPRLRRRCTRPNTPPLHSSMMPPLHSSKTPPLHSSRTTPPPLLRFSLRCHCPGQRHHCHSSQPRRRLRLEGRDPELSSRHQGSGAVHPAWRIHASVLVAAAAARRWLQM, encoded by the exons ATGGAGGAGCTGCTGGTGGCGGCCAGAGAGAGACAGCTTGGAGGAGAAGCTGTCAGGGGGAAAGAAGATCTtttcggatttttttttttgggctttcGCAGGGGAACAGCAGCTGGAGGAGTGGAGGAGTGgcagagagaaagaaaaggaaaagaggaagaaaaggagagTTTGGGGGGCTCTTCTCggcgatttttttttctctctggaAATCAAAAAGGAGGAGGTGAGGAGAAGGAAGGGATTcaaaaccagaaaaaaaaagtgttggaGGACGAGGATACCTTGCTCAAGGAGAAACTTTCAG GCGTGTGGAGACCACGTTGCACTCGCCCGCGACCACGCCGCCGTCTTGCTTCGGGAGTTCACCGCCGCCGCACTCGCCCACGATTACGCCGCCGCTGCACTCGTCCAAACACGCCGCCGCTGCACTCGTCCATGATGCCGCCGCTGCACTCGTCCAAGACGCCACCGCTGCACTCGTCCAGGACCACGCCGCCGCCGCTGCTCCGCTTTTCCCTGCGCTGCCATTGTCCGGGGCAGCGCCACCACTGCCATAGCTCGCAGCCACGCCGTCGTCTTCGTTTGGAAGGGCGAGATCCGGAGTTGTCCTCGCGCCACCAAGGCTCAGGAGCCGTCCACCCCGCCTGGAGAATCCACGCCTCGGTGCTCGTGGCTGCTGCCGCCGCGAGGAGGTGGCTGCAGATGTAG